A section of the Styela clava chromosome 9, kaStyClav1.hap1.2, whole genome shotgun sequence genome encodes:
- the LOC120338972 gene encoding RNA-binding protein 5-like — protein sequence MDRGYEYRSDPDWDRFRGNRSPPGGRNREMYDRYERRSPDQGVYVYDMPGEQPSAQPRNDDRDWRERRSPIERSPDRHVIIERSPPRREPSPERYRNSPDYRRSLERYSPDRRRSLSPPDRRKNDYKDSPRDRYNDRRRSSRSPPPPGEDGYVQESSVISIARIPHDITETEIRYELQVFGAPVISVELETPPGPEDPREKVCFVEFSELDDAIRWMQQQKGVLYINGAPLLLSYSDRQPQNVPRGERRHDRDRYDRRRSGSREKRSDSRDRRDYDRDRRGGSRERRDHDRDRKDYYDRTKRDRHDHSSERGRRDRDKRDDHDRRRDSFDRRDGERDRFRHPARTNKKTDTMIVMGLDRNTTVPTIRASFEYITHFKIVDIRLVKDKFGVPRGFCFVQWETVDECSQVLEYLKTATPKFNIDGKQVVLDYSQPRQPEPQASSTSANAAAAAIEAAKWSRVGGAKPDTNGNKSETAMVQVAKAQKEAAPPKKSTTPTQLPMPGMPGQMWQQNMVWQAMANMQAQMQRPQRYPTPDISKYVYEEKSGYHYDTSTGLYYNANTRYYYNSFSGIYLYWDQKSHTYIPVSSEMQAAQTKAADEKKKENINKEAKSKTAKKIAKDMERWAKAQNKKKEETKKLLEENTNASKKESSTGDIGFSLLEKRVSEEERRATIKDTFSNDMFKSPGMKNSMGEVMSPLVMANHSSSSIPGLSSYGAGSDSDDEEPQQQLSIEEQIKQMTDWNKMACLLCRRAFLSKEGLEKHQKQSDLHRQNVETFRSKNKSASSQGQMLEQPKYRDRAAERRSKYGIADPPLKKARYHKAAPVPYEQPTKDGIGDSNIGNKMLQKMGWKSGSGLGKSQSGITVPIMAEQRTMGSGLGVRGSRLGPSTGSDSYKDAARQRIMARYRETE from the exons ATGGATCGTGG ATATGAATATCGATCTGATCCTGATTGGGACAGGTTCAGAGGAAATCGAAGCCCTCCAGGAGGAAGAAAT AGAGAAATGTATGACAGATACGAACGTAGGTCACCAGATCAAGGTGTTTATGTCTATGATATGCCTGGAGAACAACCATCGGCCCAACCACGAAATGATGATAGGGATTGGAGAGAGAGAAGAAGTCCAATCGAAAGATCTCCTGATCGTCATGTTATAATAGAAAGGTCTCCACCTCGCCGCGAACCCTCACCAGAAAGATACAGAAATTCACCAGATTATCGTAGATCCTTGGAAAGGTATTCACCTGACAGAAGGCGATCTTTATCACCACCAGATCGAAGAAAGAATGATTATAAAGA TTCTCCAAGGGATCGTTACAATGATAGACGTAGATCATCAAGGTCGCCACCACCTCCTGGCGAAGACGGTTACGTACAGGAATCATCTGTCATTTCAATCGCTCGAATTCCACATGACATCACCGAAACTGAA ATACGATATGAACTGCAAGTGTTCGGGGCTCCTGTTATCAGTGTTGAATTGGAAACGCCTCCAG GTCCCGAGGATCCGAGAGAAAAAGTCTGTTTCGTGGAATTTTCTGAACTCGATGATGCCATCAGGTGGATGCAACAGCAGAAG GGAGTGCTATACATAAATGGAGCTCCTCTCTTACTTTCGTACTCTGACCGTCAACCGCAAAATGTTCCGAGAGGAGAGAGACGCCATGATCGGGACCGTTACGATAGACGAAGAAGCGGAAGTAGGGAGAAACGAAGCGATAGTCGAGACCGTCGTGATTATGATCGCGATAGAAGGGGAGGTAGTCGGGAACGACGTGACCATGACAGAGATAGAAAGGATTACTATGATCGAACAAAACGGGATCGACATGATCACAGTTCGGAGAGAGGTAGACGAGACCGTGATAAACGTGACGATCATGATCGAAGAAGAGATTCATTTGACAGACGAGACGGAGAGAGG GACAGATTTCGGCATCCGGCAAGAACAAACAAAAAGACAGACA CTATGATTGTGATGGGACTGGATCGGAATACGACTGTGCCAACTATCAGAGCTTCATTTGAATATAttacacattttaaaattgtcgACATTCGACTTGTTAAAGATAAATTTGGAGTTCCTAGAGGATTTTGCTTCGTTCAATGGGAAACTGTAGAT GAATGTTCACAAGTGCTTGAATATCTGAAAACTGCAACACCGAAGTTTAATATAGATGGCAAACAAGTTGTACTTGACTACAGTCAACCGCGCCAACCTGAACCACAAGCATCATCAACATCAGCTAACGCAGCTGCTGCCGCTATTGAAGCTGCTAAATGGTCGAGAGTTGGG GGCGCGAAGCCAGACACAAATG GTAACAAATCTGAAACTGCAATGGTTCAAGTTGCCAAGGCTCAGAAAGAA GCTGCTCCCCCTAAAAAATCCACGACACCAACACAACTGCCTATGCCTGGCATGCCAGGGCAAATGTGGCAGCAAAATATGGTATGGCAAGCAATGGCCAATATGCAAGCTCAGATGCAGCGACCACAGAGATATCCGACTCCGGATATTTCAAAATATGTCTACGAGGAAAAATCAGGATATCATTATGATACCTCAACAGGACTATACTACAATGCAAACACAAGG TATTACTACAACAGTTTTTCTGGTATATATTTATACTGGGATCAGAAGTCTCACACATATATTCCAGTATCGAGTGAAATGCAGGCAGCACAGACAAAAGCTGCCGatgaaaaaaagaaagaaaatatcAACAAAGAAGCGAAatcaaaaacagcaaaaaag ATTGCAAAAGACATGGAGCGATGGGCGAAagctcaaaataaaaagaaagaaGAAACTAAGAAGTTATTGGAGGAAAACACAAATGCGTCTAAGAAAGAATCATCAACGG GTGATATTGGATTTTCATTGCTTGAGAAGAGAGTGAGCGAGGAAGAACGACGAGCTACGATAAAGGATACTTTCTCCAACGATATGTTCAAGTCACCTGGAATG AAGAATTCAATGGGTGAAGTCATGTCACCTCTCGTTATGGCAAATCATTCATCATCTTCTATTCCTGGTTTATCATCATATGGTGCCGGTAGTGACAGTGATGATGAAGAACCACAACAACAATTAAGTATTGAAGAACAAAtcaaacaaatgacagattggAATAAAATGGCTTGTCTGTTATGCAG ACGAGCTTTTTTATCAAAAGAGGGATTAGAAAAACATCAAAAGCAGTCTGACCTTCACAGGCAAAACGTCGAGACTTTCAG ATCAAAAAACAAATCTGCCTCTTCACAAGGTCAAATGTTGGAACAACCTAAATACCGAGACAGAGCTGCGGAAAGAAGAAGCAAGTACGGTATTGCTGATCCACCTTTGAAGAAAGCTAGATATCATAAAGCAGCACCTGT tCCATATGAACAACCAACAAAAGATGGAATTGGTGATTCtaatattggaaataaaatgTTGCAAAAAATGGGATGGAAAAGTGGATCTGGTCTTGGAAAATCACAATCCGGAATCACTGTACCGATAATG
- the LOC120338973 gene encoding uncharacterized protein LOC120338973, which yields MNVVIGTCTTNPRLSSSSRPSLSSHRPPRSGSTSPRHDRRFGTKKKHHDQNMSKSMECSPRQLSPNCDCHPCQTGIGFLGVSELRSNPIIPPTTSHRKKHAQHNSTLSVDDSNLSKSPSAPNLHTTATSMLAFQGSMTAFTAIVAGKQQVSQENKAPKRGGSSSQQRHTVTGSKDVNQKTQQNNETNGPPKITVHEQPQCTCRQNALSPTPRLTLHTHVPDSVESESQDPEAWQKRRSNPKETATQPKTTSVSSKNLVFKETSV from the exons ATGAATGTAGTTATTGGAACATGCACAACAAATCCAAGATTAAGTTCATCATCAAGACCTAGTCTTTCAAGTCATCGTCCTCCTCGGTCAGGAAGCACAAGCCCCCGACATGACAGAAGATTCGGAACGAAGAAAAAACATCATGACCAAA ATATGTCAAAATCCATGGAATGCAGTCCACGGCAGTTGTCACCAAACTGTGATTGCCACCCTTGTCAGACAGGAATAGGATTTCTCGGTGTATCAGAACTCAGAAGTAATCCAATCATACCTCCGACCACATCTCATAGGAAAAAAC atGCTCAACACAACTCCACCTTATCTGTAGACGATAGTAACCTCAGTAAAAGTCCAAGTGCACCAAACCTTCACACAACAGCAACATCTATGCTGGCTTTTCAAGGAAGTATGACAGCGTTCACAGCTATCGTAGCAGGAAAACAACAGGTTTCACAGGAGAATAAAGCCCCCAAGCGTGGGGGGTCTTCATCACAACAACGACACACAGTGACAGGATCAAAAGATGTCAATCAAAAAACTCAACAGAATAATGAAACCAATGGACCACCTAAAATTACTGTTCATGAACAACCACAATGCACGTGTCGACAAAATGCCCTGTCACCGACACCACGTCTCACTCTTCACACACATGTGCCAGACAGTGTCGAGTCTGAATCACAAGATCCAGAGGCCTGGCAAAAGCGGCGATCAAACCCAAAAGAAACTGCTACACAACCTAAAACTACTTCTGTATCCAGTAAAAACCTGGTATTCAAAGAAACCAGTGTTTAA
- the LOC120338970 gene encoding uncharacterized protein LOC120338970: MELSIVDVLEPGRAEEIQSKIQYATLVKCYQNLTKSKVDLISRSGKTYIELLLAACSRDISFFNWTKISPSELRAKLYDAIRQKIAVGLIAVSKIPLKKISFEIFRAGRYFISDNVVKEICCDSSNIFEVKQVGNEMVVQFAASPVKENQKSEPAGASKMTDRKAIQLKHLFKTNPEVIAALRHTASYKNILQVFSYWLKYCGQFRTEFLTWLLEISKLNAPNDADLYETNLNGIFLNIIKKFLTPSGRTISQITDHLCIDKPSFITKEKVLQLIMDDPLQMFIADSTKYLPTGQRYVELTKEGRSSLLPADFDLPENLRSRIFPLLTTRVVLNALQSVYKIVIKTIQVQKLMTKYGCFCKYLIEMVKAVKPKLDTESYNVHLQSLMKPLIMNTLDKRSSQGKHINAVLQEASLSGVADCSFVREVVEYYSHEFVFVGTNKLAFRENCAIEFNEEGDAHEENYDPVPKEVDPLADLESPRVLHLLTKQPRFIDIFDVFMTVPEASRAVLANNSMSFFEWLISLSKRLMPHDAPIFEAHLQNVIQKEVVQLHSRQHCQMTIHHVHSQLCMQYAMLLSPNFLSWCLEQSKSPFTVHQSWIYLKNSIDKRRSSHEPESSKTVFQQRDVRKRTPSPEALLNVVYSCKHLCDVIKAIKEIPLEDVGYIIQNNLYWFDYIENNIKDRKNRLKLTSLIIEQAIYCLEERILKIHDLTSLLSKGVPNFISTETLEHILQQRRDIFALAGNVVVDCHVGVVRQMEGDNVICSNEYEENLMRQVLLYFPSAGSCDISTLLGIICKEDSYLYKDNSSPNPDYMKCFFMMFPMLFYARGDVIVLTCMALDKRGKYRSGFHPTSTTENDVNDKKSEKQNIKSHKSRKRRSRPRRHRHGKDSKRKRRSISSDRRSLSHSDEDIEINTTNDVGVNGNDHSDKMFMYTDNLVVDEDCEELTMQNLIDDLPACLLVDIATSLLLNNNGKSRAKEFLNEVLRMTVASEECRQILSSTKMFSIFREKTFDALKNSMKFDLLRGQGEHVQEVKLKHDFESGSRTLINKGEDKEDDSQIEEITSTTSRTPERAADTVEPTLSKISEANVIIDSPQNLVSDDEIIKLSHTEQASIDSDISPVSRESDRKISDDRSSLNDTEIPKMPNYSVTASDNYVKPKVRSHKRKRYSSASREGQLLEFFKNYLEINAGSCSTDLLVSSAHRRFHDERFARSRLAFEAYVYDLAFQNHDLFILSGSTCEFGVTKISQSGGSPSSSPQVAEPANLFFLKFIPEVCKECCSFLCTKPNKRSLLIEVCEAVNSRLHDHLGIFSDKEITAVVHCLVLVALIRNLRLFCFSVNEPVVYIRDHKESHTKPTSPQYKYRREVENILQNPTLTDAILLMADIVRTCRPTSQTLLRNMWQTRAPPTLRKVFGTGISFTLSLRKYGFVFPSSDEGKISVDEDVMSHIVRPIE; the protein is encoded by the exons ATGGAATTGAGCATTGTCGACGTTCTTGAACCTGGTCGAGCAGAGGAGATTCAGAGTAAAATCCAATATGCAACGTTGGTAAAATGCTACCAGAATCTTACAAAGTCTAAAGTTGATCTA atcTCACGAAGCGGAAAAACGTATATTGAACTTCTCTTGGCGGCTTGTTCTCGAGACATCAGTTTCTTCAATTGGACGAAAATATCACCGTCAGAATTACGCGCCAAACTTTACGATGCAATTAGGCAAAAGATTGCCGTCGGACTCATAGCTGTGAGTAAAATACCCCTGAAGAAAATATCATTCGAGATATTTCGGGCTGGTCGATATTTCATATCAGACAATGTTGTTAAAGAAATTTGCTGCGAtagttcaaatatatttgaagtgaaACAAGTTGGGAATGAAATGGTAGTACAATTTGCAGCATCGCCAGTcaaagaaaaccagaaatcagaACCGGCTGGGGCATCAAAAATGACAGATCGAAAAGCTATTCAGTTGAAGCATTTGTTCAAAACCAATCCTGAGGTAATTGCGGCTCTGCGTCACACTGCAtcctataaaaatattttacaagtctTTTCATATTGGCTAAAGTACTGTGGTCAATTCCGGACGGAATTTTTAACATGGCTGCTGGAGATAAGTAAACTGAATGCTCCGAATGATGCTGATTTGTACGAAACCAATTTGAATGGCATATTCCTTAATATTATTAAGAAATTTCTTACGCCATCTGGGCGAACCATTTCGCAAATTACAGATCATCTTTGCATTGACAAGCCAAGTTTCATTACGAAAGAGAAGGTTTTGCAGCTCATTATGGACGACCCGTTGCAGATGTTCATAGCTGATTCAACCAAGTACCTACCGACGGGCCAACGGTATGTGGAATTGACCAAAGAAGGTCGATCATCGTTACTTCCAGCGGATTTCgatttgcctgaaaatctgagAAGTCGGATATTTCCACTGCTAACTACTCGCGTCGTGTTGAATGCGTTGCAAAGTGTATATAAGATTGTGATAAAAACCATCCAAGTTCAAAAGCTGATGACTAAATACGGCTGTTTTTGCAAGTATCTCATTGAAATGGTTAAAGCTGTTAAGCCAAAGCTAGACACCGAAAGTTATAATGTACACCTCCAAAGCCTGATGAAGCCTCTCATAATGAATACTCTGGATAAGCGCTCCAGTCAAGGAAAACATATCAACGCCGTATTGCAAGAGGCTTCACTTTCTGGAGTGGCTGACTGTTCATTTGTGCGCGAGGTGGTAGAGTATTACAGCCACGAGTTTGTGTTTGTTGGAACCAATAAACTTGCTTTTCGCGAGAACTGCGCTATCGAGTTTAACGAAGAAGGCGATGCCCACGAAGAGAATTATGATCCTGTACCGAAGGAAGTTGACCCGCTGGCCGATCTGGAATCACCCCGAGTTTTACACCTTCTTACTAAGCAACCTAGGTTTATTGACATATTTGACGTATTCATGACTGTCCCAGAGGCATCACGAGCCGTTCTTGCTAATAATTCAATGAGTTTCTTTGAATGGTTGATCAGCTTGTCTAAACGTTTGATGCCGCACGATGCGCCGATATTTGAAGCTCATTTGCAGAATGTAATTCAAAAAGAAGTGGTTCAGCTTCATTCTCGACAGCATTGCCAGATGACTATACATCATGTGCACAGTCAGTTATGCATGCAATATGCAATGCTTCTCAGTCCTAACTTTTTGAGTTGGTGTTTGGAACAATCAAAATCTCCATTTACAGTTCATCAGTCATggatatatttgaaaaactcGATTGACAAAAGGCGATCATCCCACGAACCGGAGTCATCGAAGACTGTTTTTCAACAACGTGACGTTCGCAAAAGAACCCCATCACCTGAAGCACTGCTCAACGTAGTGTACTCATGCAAACATTTATGCGATGTTATCAAGGCAATAAAGGAAATTCCATTAGAAGATGTAGGATACATAATTCAGAACAATTTATACTGGTTCGACTATATCGAGAACAACATCAAAGATCGTAAAAACAGATTGAAGCTTACCAGCCTCATCATAGAACAAGCGATTTATTGTTTAGAAGAACGAATTCTAAAAATACATGACTTAACCTCGCTTTTATCCAAGGGGGTTCCAAATTTCATTTCAACTGAAACACTTGAACACATTTTGCAACAGAGAAGAGACATTTTTGCTTTGGCAGGAAACGTTGTTGTGGATTGCCACGTTGGTGTTGTACGACAAATGGAAGGAGACAATGTGATTTGTAGCAATGAGTATGAAGAAAATTTAATGCGGCAGGTGTTGTTGTATTTCCCTTCAGCTGGGTCTTGCGATATTTCAACTCTACTTGGAATTATTTGCAAAGAAGATAGTTATCTCTACAAAGACAACAGTTCCCCGAACCCTGActatatgaaatgttttttcaTGATGTTTCCCATGCTCTTTTATGCGCGTGGAGATGTGATTGTTTTAACCTGCATGGCGCTCGACAAAAGAGGGAAATACAGAAGTGGTTTTCACCCAACAAGTACGACAGAAAACGACGTCAATGACAAGAAatcagaaaaacaaaatataaagtcCCATAAATCACGAAAACGCCGTTCCCGACCAAGACGCCATCGCCATGGAAAAGACTCTAAACGTAAACGACGCAGTATTTCTTCTGATCGTCGGTCACTGTCTCATAGCGACGAAGACATCGAAATAAATACAACAAATGACGTCGGAGTAAACGGCAACGATCATTCTGATAAAATGTTCATGTACACTGACAATTTAGTTGTGGACGAAGACTGTGAGGAATTGACCATGCAAAATTTGATTGATGACTTGCCTGCGTGTCTTTTAGTAGATATTGCGACTAGTTTACTTCTGAATAACAATGGGAAATCAAGGGCTAAGGAATTCTTGAACGAAGTACTACGAATGACCGTAGCGTCGGAGGAATGTCGTCAGATACTCAGCTCGACAaaaatgttttctatttttcgTGAGAAAACGTTTGATGCGCTTAAAAATAGCATGAAGTTTGATCTTCTACGTGGACAAGGAGAACACGTACAAGAAGTGAAGCTAAAACACGACTTCGAATCTGGTTCGAGAACGCTTATTAACAAAGGCGAAG ATAAAGAGGACGATTCACAAATCGAAGAAATCACAAGTACTACGAGCCGAACTCCCGAAAGAGCAGCAGATACCGTTGAACCTACGTTAAGTAAAATCTCCGAAGCTAATGTGATAATTGATTCGCCCCAGAATTTGGTCAGTGATGACGAAATTATTAAACTTTCACACACGGAACAAGCTTCTATCGATTCTGATATTTCTCCGGTATCGCGGGAATCTGACAGGAAAATATCAGATGACCGTTCATCACTCAACGATACCGAGATTCCGAAGATGCCAAATTACTCCGTGACCGCGTCAGACAATTACGTGAAACCGAAAGTTCGTAGCCATAAGCGAAAACGATATTCATCAGCCAGTCGCGAGGGTCAATTACTtgagtttttcaaaaattacctgGAAATCAACGCAGGATCGTGTTCAACTGATCTGCTCGTTTCAAGCGCACACAGACGCTTTCATGATGAAAGATTTGCTCGCAGTCGTTTGGCTTTCGAAGCGTATGTTTATGATCTGGCATTCCAAAATCACGACTTATTTATTTTGAGTGGAAGTACTTGTGAATTTGGTGTTACCAAAATATCTCAAAGCGGTGGCTCCCCGAGCTCTTCACCCCAAGTTGCCGAACCAGCTAACctattctttcttaaatttattcCGGAGGTTTGCAAAGAGTGTTGTTCTTTTCTCTGTACTAAACCAAACAAGCGAAGCCTTTTGATTGAGGTTTGCGAGGCTGTCAACTCGCGGTTGCACGACCATCTTGGAATCTTTTCTGACAAGGAAATTACTGCAGTTGTTCATTGCCTAGTCTTAGTCGCACTCATACGTAATCTTCGCCTGTTTTGTTTTTCCGTAAACGAGCCAGTTGTATATATTCGCGATCACAAGGAGTCACATACAAAGCCTACGTCTCCACAATATAAGTACAGGCGTGAGGTAGAGAACATTCTGCAAAATCCTACTTTGACCGACGCCATCCTGCTGATGGCGGACATTGTAAGAACGTGCCGCCCTACATCTCAAACTTTGTTGCGGAATATGTGGCAAACTCGAGCACCTCCTACTCTTAGGAAAGTTTTTGGGACTGGTATTTCTTTTACACTCTCACTTAGAAAATATGGCTTCGTTTTTCCATCATCCGACGAGGGAAAAATATCAGTTGACGAAGACGTTATGAGTCATATAGTCCGTCCTATTGAGTGA